In Hemitrygon akajei chromosome 17, sHemAka1.3, whole genome shotgun sequence, one DNA window encodes the following:
- the LOC140740998 gene encoding small ribosomal subunit protein uS14-like: MGHQQLYLSHPRKFGQGSCSCRVCTNRHGLIRKYGLNMCWQCFRHSKDIGFIKLD, encoded by the coding sequence ATGGGCCATCAGCAGCTCTACTTGTCTCACCCCCGAAAATTCGGACAGGGCTCCTGCTCCTGCCGCGTGTGCACGAACCGTCACGGACTGATCCGGAAGTACGGTCTGAACATGTGCTGGCAATGCTTTCGACATTCCAAGGACATCGGCTTCATCAAGTTGGACTAA